The genomic region GCGCGGTGCAGGTGCAAGGGACCATCAACGGCTTGGGGGAGCGGTGCGGCAACGCGGATTTGACCTCGGTGGTGCCCAACCTGCTGCTCAAAATGGGACGCTCCGTGCGCATGGGCGTGGAGGGCTTGCCCCGCCTCACCGGAGTGAGCCGCTTCGTAGACGAATTGTGCAACCGTCCACCCCAAAAAAATCAACCCTTTGTCGGGGCGTCCGCCTTTGCCCACAAGGGGGGGATCCATGTGTCGGCCATCCTCAAGGATCCCATCACCTACGAACACATCGATCCGGAACAGGTGGGCAACGAACGGCGCATTCTGGTTTCGGAGCAGTCGGGACGGAGCAATCTGTTCTACAAGGTGCGGGAACTGGGCATCGAAGGGGTGAACGCCGAAGATCCCCGTCTGCAAAACCTGCTGCACGAACTCAAGGAGTGGGAGTTCCGCGGCTATCAGTTCGACGCCGCCGAGGCCTCCTTCGAGTTGCGCATCCGCAAGGCCCTGGGTTTGTTGCCGGAGTTCTTCCGGGAACAGGGGTTCCGGGTGATCGACAACCACATGGTGCGGGATGACGGGGAACGGGTCATGGGGGCCGAAGCCACGGTCAAGCTGGTGGTGGGAGGCCAACCGGTCCATTTCGTGGGAGAAGGCAACGGCCCGGTGGATGCCTTGTACACGGTCTTGCAACGGGCCTTGGAATGGCACTATCCGGCCATCAACGCCATGAGCCTGGTGGATTACAAGGTCAGGATCCTGGGTCATTCGGCCACGGGCCGCTCCGGAACCGGTTCCATGGTACGGGTCTTGATCGAGTGGCGGGACGAGGTGCGCACCTGGGGAACCGTCGGGGTGTCGGAACACATCATCGCGGCCTCTTACGCCGCCATCATGGACGCCTTGACCTTCAAGCTCTTCAAGGACGGGGCAACACCCTCTGTTTGATTGGTTGTTTTCAAGTTTTGCTCTTGGCGCATCGAAAAACACAAAGGAAAAGTCGAATCATGAAAAAAATCGAAGCGATCATCAAACCCTTCAAGCTCGACGACGTGAAAGAGGCCCTCTCCGAGGTGGGGATCCAGGGGATCACCGTCACGGAAGTGCGGGGCTTCGGTCGTCAGAAGGGCCATACCGAACTCTACCGGGGTGCCGAGTATGTGGTGGACTTCCTGCCGAAACTGAAAGTCGAAGTGGTCCTGGAAGAGGATCGGGTCGATCAGGCTCTGGAAGCCATCGAACGGGCGGCTCGCACCGGCCGGATCGGCGACGGCAAAATCTTCGTCACCCCGGTGGAACGGGTGGTGCGCATCCGTACCGGCGAGCGGGACTCCAATGCCCTGTAATCGGGAACGGGAAAGTCGACAATCGTTCCCGCCGCGCGCATGAAAAGCGGTCGGGAACTGGGCACGCGATTCGAGCCTGGAGAGGTGATCTTCAGGCAGGGGGAACCGGCACGCTGCATGTACGTCATCCAGAAGGGCCGGGTGGAGATCGTCATGGAGTCGGAGTTCGGGCCGCGCCACCTGAACTCCTTGAAAGAGGGGGATATTTTCGGAGAGGTCGCCCTGTTCGCCGAAAAGGCCCGCATTGCCACAGCCCGGGCGGTCACCGAAGTGCGGGCCTTGCAACTCGACGAAAAAACCTTCCTGAGCCGATTGCATCAGGATCCCTCGATGGCGTTTCGGCTGATTCGCAAACTGGCCCAACGCATCCACGATCAGGATCACGAACTGATGCGTGATCATGCCAACGAGGTGGAGAGCTGCCCGGTCACCGGATTCACCAGCTACATCGATCTGGCAACCTTCCTGGAAACCGAAGTCAAACGGGCCAGACGACTCAAGCAGACCATGGCGTTTGGCATTCTGGTCATCGATGGGTATGCCGCCATCGTGGAACAGTGGGGCGAAGAGATCGGGGAAAACGTGTCGCAACATCTGGCCGAAGTGGCCCGGGAGCATGTGCGACTCACGGATGTGGCCGGTCGTTTTGGCGCGGACCGTTTCGGGGTGTTCCTCTACGAAGCGGATGGCGCGTCGGCGGTGCATGTGTGCGAAAAGATCCGCAGCGTGTTCGCCGAACTGGTCTTCGAGGCCCAGGGAAAAAGTTTTTCCGCTACCCTGACCTGCGGCGTGGCGATCTTCCCCGAGCATCAACTCTCCTCCTCGCTCAATCAGGCGGCGTTCAAGGCGATGATGAAAGGCATGACCCGTGGCGGGAATCGCGTGATCCTGGCGGAACCGGGGGCGAAACGGACGCAAACCGAACGGTGAGCAGCGATGAAACTGGTGGATCAATCCCGGGTGGCCGTGGTCGGGGGAGGACCGGCAGGGGCTTTGGCGGCCTATTTCCTGATGGAGGTCTCCGCCCGCGTCGGTCTGAAACTGCGGGTTGATCTGTACGAACCTCGGGATTTCGCCCGGTTCGGTCCAGCCGGATGCAACATGTGCGCGGGTGTGGTCTCGGAATCCCTGGTGCAAACCCTGGCCGCCGAAGGGATCAATCTGCCTCCACTGGTGGTGCAACGGGGCATCGACTCTTATGTGCTGCATACCAGCGATCAACCGCCAGTGGCCATCGCCACCCCGGTTGACGAGTTGCGCATCGCCACGGTCTATCGGGGCGGCGGACCCCGGGCCCCCGAGGGAGAACAAAAATGGACCAGCTTCGATGGTTATCTGCTGGAGATGGCCCAGGAACGGGGGGTGCGGATCATTCCGCAACGGGTAGCCTCCCTGACCTTCGGGCCGGATGGACGCCCCAGGGTGGGCACCGGCAAAGGAAATCCGGAAAGCTATGATCTGCTCATCGGCGCCATCGGGGTCAATTCCGGCGCCCTGAAGCTTTTCGAGGGGTTGGGAATCGCCTTCCAATCCCCACCGGTGACCCGGGGATTCGTGTCCGAGATCCATCTGGGGGTGGAGACCGTCCAGAAATATCTGGGCAACTCCATGCACATTTTCTTATTGGATATACCAAGACTCAAATTCGCGGCCGTGATTCCGAAGGTGGAGTACGCCACGGTCTGCCTGCTGGGAGACGACATCGACAAGGAGTTGGCCGAACGGTTCATGAACGATCCGGCGACCAAAAGCTGTTTTCCGCCGGATCTGGATTGGCGCATCGGCGAAAAGGCCCAGTGCGGCATGACCGGTCAGGCGTGCCAGTGCGGTCCCCGTTTGAACGTCGGACCGGCGGTGCATCCCTATGGGGACCGGGTGGTGCTGGTGGGAGACGCCGCGGTTTCCCGACTGTACAAAGACGGCATCGGCGCCGC from Magnetococcales bacterium harbors:
- a CDS encoding citramalate synthase gives rise to the protein MAVYDTTLRDGSQSEAVQFSVEDKLRIARRLDLLGVDFIEGGWPGANPKDQAFFAKAKDLKLENSRLVAFGSTRRAHVAAEQDTVLNGLLAAETPVITIFGKSWPLHVTRALGISTQENLELVYDSIRYLKARTDTVFFDAEHFFDGFKADPDYALQVLTAARDGGADALILCDTNGGTLPGEVAAIMRQIALPDTRLGIHCHNDGGVAVANSLVAVECGAVQVQGTINGLGERCGNADLTSVVPNLLLKMGRSVRMGVEGLPRLTGVSRFVDELCNRPPQKNQPFVGASAFAHKGGIHVSAILKDPITYEHIDPEQVGNERRILVSEQSGRSNLFYKVRELGIEGVNAEDPRLQNLLHELKEWEFRGYQFDAAEASFELRIRKALGLLPEFFREQGFRVIDNHMVRDDGERVMGAEATVKLVVGGQPVHFVGEGNGPVDALYTVLQRALEWHYPAINAMSLVDYKVRILGHSATGRSGTGSMVRVLIEWRDEVRTWGTVGVSEHIIAASYAAIMDALTFKLFKDGATPSV
- a CDS encoding P-II family nitrogen regulator, producing the protein MKKIEAIIKPFKLDDVKEALSEVGIQGITVTEVRGFGRQKGHTELYRGAEYVVDFLPKLKVEVVLEEDRVDQALEAIERAARTGRIGDGKIFVTPVERVVRIRTGERDSNAL
- a CDS encoding cyclic nucleotide-binding domain-containing protein, with amino-acid sequence MKSGRELGTRFEPGEVIFRQGEPARCMYVIQKGRVEIVMESEFGPRHLNSLKEGDIFGEVALFAEKARIATARAVTEVRALQLDEKTFLSRLHQDPSMAFRLIRKLAQRIHDQDHELMRDHANEVESCPVTGFTSYIDLATFLETEVKRARRLKQTMAFGILVIDGYAAIVEQWGEEIGENVSQHLAEVAREHVRLTDVAGRFGADRFGVFLYEADGASAVHVCEKIRSVFAELVFEAQGKSFSATLTCGVAIFPEHQLSSSLNQAAFKAMMKGMTRGGNRVILAEPGAKRTQTER